One stretch of Portunus trituberculatus isolate SZX2019 chromosome 23, ASM1759143v1, whole genome shotgun sequence DNA includes these proteins:
- the LOC123507656 gene encoding uncharacterized protein LOC123507656 isoform X1 codes for MSKAQNRSSAGRPNHAPAKAEVIKLAAQGKDKMETRNVQDKTKDGMQAKNVTKDGKTTDKTMNGRQNKNGTQQETQHVLNKTEIQQSSQDSPVKGAAQHNGQGTPAQDSSQGKDAMLMNTKDTPGLKVILPTPTDVSGEVHVDQKLNSPQTKNPVVNNLQLKDAVLNNSQTKDDVSVGEVTEGEMKSMSNGPIEVNVNDLLKDSGLENESIKGDEGQWNQEKQNRKVTIQQNTIANCADITTGQQEKAESETSDKTAMEARETTITDVKSQTNQENQSANSETDLEQKIAVLEDKGDDGQRSESEGETRNLRLRSNIQNAPAPNRQRRNKTRHRQTSEDDSDNDSDDHLAMDNALVRHLLPHMSPALLPKAMQPLREARDSSSNSSDEEQQAQPKKLSLNVIKESSEASDAESDEEPMAPPPTALASMRRHSFHQFPAPPTKSQSKKAEKVRALLQAVEEEELEKISKKLGDKSNLVKQHLGHVENRLFEMFGDEEKRTININKFLMGLTATGMRPSDPRLKQTKQNLKKLQDQMGSEFVSLDIDYETFMGIISENLEIVVKAFSANFVIPDFQGFCKQMEEIYNKCYANHSGKPAQYIPQLARYDSKSWGMAICTVDGQRFSLGDVEVPFTIQSCSKPLTYATGLAVNGCDYMHNYVGMEPSGRYFNELVLDYSNKPHNPMINSGAIMTAAIIKPELSAADRFDYMFKVYKRLAGEEYLGFNNSVFLSERECADRNFALAYFMRENKCFPENHKLHESLDFYFQLCSLEITAESGAVMAATLANGGLNPLTGDPVLTVDAVRNTLTLMHSCGMYNYSGQFAFHVGLPAKSGVSGCVLLVIPNTMGICLWSPPLDTNGNSCRGVQFCMELVSRFNFHNFDNLRGFNLPKQDPRTAKIESKAQILFDLLFSAAAGDMSALRRHALAGTDMQSKDYDGRTALHVATSEGHDEIVSFLLNNCNVDPLPKDRWDRTPLDDAESFDHPKCARLITNCCKKKGIKLPISYKEYMEINKKQSGPLVTVNGI; via the exons ATGAGCAAGGCACAGAACCGCTCCTCTGCAGGGCGGCCCAATCATGCCCCAGCCAAGGCCGAGGTAATCAAGCTGGCGGCGCAAGGGAAGGACAAGATGGAGACGAGAAATGTACAGGATAAGACAAAGGACGGTATGCAGGCTAAAAACGTTACTAAGGACGGTAAGACCACGGACAAGACTATGAACGGTAGACAGAACAAAAACGGGACTCAGCAGGAGACGCAACACGTACTGAACAAGACGGAAATACAACAATCCTCGCAGGATAGCCCAGTGAAAGGCGCAGCCCAACATAATGGTCAAGGAACGCCTGCTCAGGATTCCTCTCAAGGCAAAGACGCGATGCTAATGAATACAAAAGACACTCCTGGTCTGAAGGTCATCTTGCCAACCCCTACTGATGTCAGCGGAGAAGTGCACGTGGATCAGAAGCTAAATAGTCCACAAACAAAGAATCCAGTAGTAAATAATCTCCAACTAAAGGATGCAGTGCTaaataactcacaaacaaaGGATGACGTTAGTGTTGGAGAAGTAACGGAAGGGGAAATGAAAAGTATGAGTAACGGACCTATAGAAGTTAATGTAAATGACTTACTAAAGGACTCTGGGCTAGAAAATGAGTCAATAAAGGGTGATGAGGGACAATGGAATCAGGAGAAACAAAATAGGAAGGTCACGATTCAACAAAATACGATCGCAAACTGCGCTGACATAACAACTGGGCAGCAGGAGAAAGCAGAAAGCGAAACAAGTGATAAGACAGCAATGGAAGCTCGAGAAACTACTATAACTGACGTGAAAAGCCAAACAAATCAAGAAAACCAAAGTGCAAATTCCGAAACAGACTTAGAACAGAAAATAGCTGTGTTAGAAGACAAAGGTGACGATGGCCAGCGCAGTGAAAGCGAGGGGGAGACAAGGAATCTCAGACTGAGAAGCAACATCCAGAACGCACCCGCGCCCAACAGACAAAGACGGAACAAGACGCGACACAGGCAGACCTCGGAAGACGACTCTGATAATGACTCGGACGACCATTTAGCGATGGACAATGCGTTAGTGAGACACCTCCTCCCCCACATGAGTCCCGCCCTCTTGCCTAAAGCCATGCAGCCACTAAGAGAGGCACGAgattcctcctccaactcctcc GACGAGGAGCAGCAAGCGCAACCCAAGAAACTATCCCTCAACGTGATCAAGGAGTCATCGGAGGCCAGCGACGCGGAGAGTGATGAGGAACCTATGGCCCCGCCCCCCACTGCGCTGGCTTCTATGCGTCGTCATAGCTTCCACCAATTCCCGGCGCCGCCCACCAAGAGTCAGTCCAAG AAAGCAGAGAAAGTTCGAGCGCTCCTACAggcggtggaggaagaggaactggaGAAGATTAGCAAGAAACTGGGCGATAAATCAAA TTTGGTCAAACAACACCTTGGCCATGTGGAGAACCGGTTGTTTGAGATGTTTGgtgatgaggaaaagaggaccATCAACATTAACAAATTTCTTATG GGGCTGACTGCAACAGGCATGCGGCCATCTGATCCCCGCTtgaaacagacaaaacagaacCTCAAGAAGCTGCAGGATCAAATGGGCAGCGAGTTTGTTTCACTTGATATTGACTATGAGACTTTTATGGG CATCATCTCAGAGAACCTGGAGATTGTGGTGAAGGCTTTCTCAGCAAACTTCGTCATCCCAGACTTTCAGGGCTTCTGCAAACAAATGGAGGAAATCTATAACAAATGCTATGCCAACCACTCCGGCAAG CCAGCACAGTACATCCCACAACTGGCTCGCTATGACTCCAAGTCGTGGGGAATGGCTATATGTACTGTGGATGGCCAGAGGTTCTCCCTTGGTGATGTGGAGGTGCCTTTCACCATACAGTCCTGCAG CAAACCTTTGACTTACGCCACCGGCCTGGCTGTGAACGGCTGTGATTACATGCACAACTATGTCGGGATGGAGCCCTCGGGACGCTACTTCAATGAGCTGGTCCTTGATTATTCCA aCAAGCCACACAACCCCATGATCAACTCAGGAGCAATAATGACAGCAGCTATTATTAAG CCTGAACTTTCAGCAGCAGACCGGTTTGACTAT ATGTTCAAGGTGTACAAGCGTCTGGCAGGAGAAGAGTACCTGGGATTCAACaactctgtcttcctctcagaGCGGGAGTGTGCTGACCGAAATTTTGCTCTTGCTTACTTCATGAGAGAAAACAAGTGCTTCCCTGAGAACCACAAGCTGCATGAGTCTCTGGATTTCTACTTCCAG TTATGCTCGCTGGAGATCACTGCAGAGTCTGGTGCAGTGATGGCAGCCACGTTGGCAAATGGGGGACTGAACCCGCTGACAGGCGACCCAGTACTGACCGTGGATGCCGTCAGGAACACCCTCACACTCATGCACTCCTGCGGCATGTACAACTATTCCGGACAGTTTGCTTTCCAT GTGGGGCTGCCAGCTAAGTCAGGAGTGTCTGGCTGTGTGCTCCTGGTCATCCCCAACACCATGGGTATTTGCCTCTGGTCTCCGCCCCTTGACACCAATGGGAACTCCTGTCGTGGCGTTCAGTTCTGCATG GAATTGGTATCTCGTTTCAACTTCCACAACTTTGACAACCTGAGAGGGTTCAACCTACCCAAGCAGGATCCGCGCACTGCCAAGATTGAATCCAAGGCACAGATTCTCTTTgacctcctcttctctgctgCTGCAGGGGACATGTCAGCCCTACGACG GCATGCACTAGCTGGCACAGACATGCAGTCCAAGGACTATGATGGTCGCACAGCTCTCCACGTGGCCACCTCAGAGGGCCACGATGAAATAGTCAGCTTTCTGCTCAATAATTGTAATGTGGACCCTCTACCCAAG GACCGATGGGACAGAACACCATTGGACGATGCTGAGAGCTTTGACCATCCTAAGTGTGCTAGGCTGATCACCAATTGTTGCAAGAAGAAAGGCATCAAGCTCCCAATATCATACAAGGAATATATGGAAATCAACAAGAAGCAAAGTGGGCCATTGGTAACAGTCAATGGCATCTAA
- the LOC123507656 gene encoding uncharacterized protein LOC123507656 isoform X2: MSKAQNRSSAGRPNHAPAKAEVIKLAAQGKDKMETRNVQDKTKDGMQAKNVTKDGKTTDKTMNGRQNKNGTQQETQHVLNKTEIQQSSQDSPVKGAAQHNGQGTPAQDSSQGKDAMLMNTKDTPGLKVILPTPTDVSGEVHVDQKLNSPQTKNPVVNNLQLKDAVLNNSQTKDDVSVGEVTEGEMKSMSNGPIEVNVNDLLKDSGLENESIKGDEGQWNQEKQNRKVTIQQNTIANCADITTGQQEKAESETSDKTAMEARETTITDVKSQTNQENQSANSETDLEQKIAVLEDKGDDGQRSESEGETRNLRLRSNIQNAPAPNRQRRNKTRHRQTSEDDSDNDSDDHLAMDNALVRHLLPHMSPALLPKAMQPLREARDSSSNSSDEEQQAQPKKLSLNVIKESSEASDAESDEEPMAPPPTALASMRRHSFHQFPAPPTKSQSKKAEKVRALLQAVEEEELEKISKKLGDKSNLVKQHLGHVENRLFEMFGDEEKRTININKFLMGLTATGMRPSDPRLKQTKQNLKKLQDQMGSEFVSLDIDYETFMGIISENLEIVVKAFSANFVIPDFQGFCKQMEEIYNKCYANHSGKPAQYIPQLARYDSKSWGMAICTVDGQRFSLGDVEVPFTIQSCSYAFMYAAAVGLLKTEKVHSHVGMEPSGRYHNELCLDYDNKPHNPMINSGAIMTAAIIKPELSAADRFDYMFKVYKRLAGEEYLGFNNSVFLSERECADRNFALAYFMRENKCFPENHKLHESLDFYFQLCSLEITAESGAVMAATLANGGLNPLTGDPVLTVDAVRNTLTLMHSCGMYNYSGQFAFHVGLPAKSGVSGCVLLVIPNTMGICLWSPPLDTNGNSCRGVQFCMELVSRFNFHNFDNLRGFNLPKQDPRTAKIESKAQILFDLLFSAAAGDMSALRRHALAGTDMQSKDYDGRTALHVATSEGHDEIVSFLLNNCNVDPLPKDRWDRTPLDDAESFDHPKCARLITNCCKKKGIKLPISYKEYMEINKKQSGPLVTVNGI, from the exons ATGAGCAAGGCACAGAACCGCTCCTCTGCAGGGCGGCCCAATCATGCCCCAGCCAAGGCCGAGGTAATCAAGCTGGCGGCGCAAGGGAAGGACAAGATGGAGACGAGAAATGTACAGGATAAGACAAAGGACGGTATGCAGGCTAAAAACGTTACTAAGGACGGTAAGACCACGGACAAGACTATGAACGGTAGACAGAACAAAAACGGGACTCAGCAGGAGACGCAACACGTACTGAACAAGACGGAAATACAACAATCCTCGCAGGATAGCCCAGTGAAAGGCGCAGCCCAACATAATGGTCAAGGAACGCCTGCTCAGGATTCCTCTCAAGGCAAAGACGCGATGCTAATGAATACAAAAGACACTCCTGGTCTGAAGGTCATCTTGCCAACCCCTACTGATGTCAGCGGAGAAGTGCACGTGGATCAGAAGCTAAATAGTCCACAAACAAAGAATCCAGTAGTAAATAATCTCCAACTAAAGGATGCAGTGCTaaataactcacaaacaaaGGATGACGTTAGTGTTGGAGAAGTAACGGAAGGGGAAATGAAAAGTATGAGTAACGGACCTATAGAAGTTAATGTAAATGACTTACTAAAGGACTCTGGGCTAGAAAATGAGTCAATAAAGGGTGATGAGGGACAATGGAATCAGGAGAAACAAAATAGGAAGGTCACGATTCAACAAAATACGATCGCAAACTGCGCTGACATAACAACTGGGCAGCAGGAGAAAGCAGAAAGCGAAACAAGTGATAAGACAGCAATGGAAGCTCGAGAAACTACTATAACTGACGTGAAAAGCCAAACAAATCAAGAAAACCAAAGTGCAAATTCCGAAACAGACTTAGAACAGAAAATAGCTGTGTTAGAAGACAAAGGTGACGATGGCCAGCGCAGTGAAAGCGAGGGGGAGACAAGGAATCTCAGACTGAGAAGCAACATCCAGAACGCACCCGCGCCCAACAGACAAAGACGGAACAAGACGCGACACAGGCAGACCTCGGAAGACGACTCTGATAATGACTCGGACGACCATTTAGCGATGGACAATGCGTTAGTGAGACACCTCCTCCCCCACATGAGTCCCGCCCTCTTGCCTAAAGCCATGCAGCCACTAAGAGAGGCACGAgattcctcctccaactcctcc GACGAGGAGCAGCAAGCGCAACCCAAGAAACTATCCCTCAACGTGATCAAGGAGTCATCGGAGGCCAGCGACGCGGAGAGTGATGAGGAACCTATGGCCCCGCCCCCCACTGCGCTGGCTTCTATGCGTCGTCATAGCTTCCACCAATTCCCGGCGCCGCCCACCAAGAGTCAGTCCAAG AAAGCAGAGAAAGTTCGAGCGCTCCTACAggcggtggaggaagaggaactggaGAAGATTAGCAAGAAACTGGGCGATAAATCAAA TTTGGTCAAACAACACCTTGGCCATGTGGAGAACCGGTTGTTTGAGATGTTTGgtgatgaggaaaagaggaccATCAACATTAACAAATTTCTTATG GGGCTGACTGCAACAGGCATGCGGCCATCTGATCCCCGCTtgaaacagacaaaacagaacCTCAAGAAGCTGCAGGATCAAATGGGCAGCGAGTTTGTTTCACTTGATATTGACTATGAGACTTTTATGGG CATCATCTCAGAGAACCTGGAGATTGTGGTGAAGGCTTTCTCAGCAAACTTCGTCATCCCAGACTTTCAGGGCTTCTGCAAACAAATGGAGGAAATCTATAACAAATGCTATGCCAACCACTCCGGCAAG CCAGCACAGTACATCCCACAACTGGCTCGCTATGACTCCAAGTCGTGGGGAATGGCTATATGTACTGTGGATGGCCAGAGGTTCTCCCTTGGTGATGTGGAGGTGCCTTTCACCATACAGTCCTGCAG CTATGCCTTCATGTATGCGGCAGCGGTGGGATTGCTAAAGACTGAGAAGGTTCACTCTCACGTGGGTATGGAGCCTTCGGGGCGATACCACAACGAACTGTGTCTCGACTATGACA aCAAGCCACACAACCCCATGATCAACTCAGGAGCAATAATGACAGCAGCTATTATTAAG CCTGAACTTTCAGCAGCAGACCGGTTTGACTAT ATGTTCAAGGTGTACAAGCGTCTGGCAGGAGAAGAGTACCTGGGATTCAACaactctgtcttcctctcagaGCGGGAGTGTGCTGACCGAAATTTTGCTCTTGCTTACTTCATGAGAGAAAACAAGTGCTTCCCTGAGAACCACAAGCTGCATGAGTCTCTGGATTTCTACTTCCAG TTATGCTCGCTGGAGATCACTGCAGAGTCTGGTGCAGTGATGGCAGCCACGTTGGCAAATGGGGGACTGAACCCGCTGACAGGCGACCCAGTACTGACCGTGGATGCCGTCAGGAACACCCTCACACTCATGCACTCCTGCGGCATGTACAACTATTCCGGACAGTTTGCTTTCCAT GTGGGGCTGCCAGCTAAGTCAGGAGTGTCTGGCTGTGTGCTCCTGGTCATCCCCAACACCATGGGTATTTGCCTCTGGTCTCCGCCCCTTGACACCAATGGGAACTCCTGTCGTGGCGTTCAGTTCTGCATG GAATTGGTATCTCGTTTCAACTTCCACAACTTTGACAACCTGAGAGGGTTCAACCTACCCAAGCAGGATCCGCGCACTGCCAAGATTGAATCCAAGGCACAGATTCTCTTTgacctcctcttctctgctgCTGCAGGGGACATGTCAGCCCTACGACG GCATGCACTAGCTGGCACAGACATGCAGTCCAAGGACTATGATGGTCGCACAGCTCTCCACGTGGCCACCTCAGAGGGCCACGATGAAATAGTCAGCTTTCTGCTCAATAATTGTAATGTGGACCCTCTACCCAAG GACCGATGGGACAGAACACCATTGGACGATGCTGAGAGCTTTGACCATCCTAAGTGTGCTAGGCTGATCACCAATTGTTGCAAGAAGAAAGGCATCAAGCTCCCAATATCATACAAGGAATATATGGAAATCAACAAGAAGCAAAGTGGGCCATTGGTAACAGTCAATGGCATCTAA
- the LOC123507656 gene encoding glutaminase liver isoform, mitochondrial-like isoform X3 gives MSKAQNRSSAGRPNHAPAKAEDEEQQAQPKKLSLNVIKESSEASDAESDEEPMAPPPTALASMRRHSFHQFPAPPTKSQSKKAEKVRALLQAVEEEELEKISKKLGDKSNLVKQHLGHVENRLFEMFGDEEKRTININKFLMGLTATGMRPSDPRLKQTKQNLKKLQDQMGSEFVSLDIDYETFMGIISENLEIVVKAFSANFVIPDFQGFCKQMEEIYNKCYANHSGKPAQYIPQLARYDSKSWGMAICTVDGQRFSLGDVEVPFTIQSCSKPLTYATGLAVNGCDYMHNYVGMEPSGRYFNELVLDYSNKPHNPMINSGAIMTAAIIKPELSAADRFDYMFKVYKRLAGEEYLGFNNSVFLSERECADRNFALAYFMRENKCFPENHKLHESLDFYFQLCSLEITAESGAVMAATLANGGLNPLTGDPVLTVDAVRNTLTLMHSCGMYNYSGQFAFHVGLPAKSGVSGCVLLVIPNTMGICLWSPPLDTNGNSCRGVQFCMELVSRFNFHNFDNLRGFNLPKQDPRTAKIESKAQILFDLLFSAAAGDMSALRRHALAGTDMQSKDYDGRTALHVATSEGHDEIVSFLLNNCNVDPLPKDRWDRTPLDDAESFDHPKCARLITNCCKKKGIKLPISYKEYMEINKKQSGPLVTVNGI, from the exons ATGAGCAAGGCACAGAACCGCTCCTCTGCAGGGCGGCCCAATCATGCCCCAGCCAAGGCCGAG GACGAGGAGCAGCAAGCGCAACCCAAGAAACTATCCCTCAACGTGATCAAGGAGTCATCGGAGGCCAGCGACGCGGAGAGTGATGAGGAACCTATGGCCCCGCCCCCCACTGCGCTGGCTTCTATGCGTCGTCATAGCTTCCACCAATTCCCGGCGCCGCCCACCAAGAGTCAGTCCAAG AAAGCAGAGAAAGTTCGAGCGCTCCTACAggcggtggaggaagaggaactggaGAAGATTAGCAAGAAACTGGGCGATAAATCAAA TTTGGTCAAACAACACCTTGGCCATGTGGAGAACCGGTTGTTTGAGATGTTTGgtgatgaggaaaagaggaccATCAACATTAACAAATTTCTTATG GGGCTGACTGCAACAGGCATGCGGCCATCTGATCCCCGCTtgaaacagacaaaacagaacCTCAAGAAGCTGCAGGATCAAATGGGCAGCGAGTTTGTTTCACTTGATATTGACTATGAGACTTTTATGGG CATCATCTCAGAGAACCTGGAGATTGTGGTGAAGGCTTTCTCAGCAAACTTCGTCATCCCAGACTTTCAGGGCTTCTGCAAACAAATGGAGGAAATCTATAACAAATGCTATGCCAACCACTCCGGCAAG CCAGCACAGTACATCCCACAACTGGCTCGCTATGACTCCAAGTCGTGGGGAATGGCTATATGTACTGTGGATGGCCAGAGGTTCTCCCTTGGTGATGTGGAGGTGCCTTTCACCATACAGTCCTGCAG CAAACCTTTGACTTACGCCACCGGCCTGGCTGTGAACGGCTGTGATTACATGCACAACTATGTCGGGATGGAGCCCTCGGGACGCTACTTCAATGAGCTGGTCCTTGATTATTCCA aCAAGCCACACAACCCCATGATCAACTCAGGAGCAATAATGACAGCAGCTATTATTAAG CCTGAACTTTCAGCAGCAGACCGGTTTGACTAT ATGTTCAAGGTGTACAAGCGTCTGGCAGGAGAAGAGTACCTGGGATTCAACaactctgtcttcctctcagaGCGGGAGTGTGCTGACCGAAATTTTGCTCTTGCTTACTTCATGAGAGAAAACAAGTGCTTCCCTGAGAACCACAAGCTGCATGAGTCTCTGGATTTCTACTTCCAG TTATGCTCGCTGGAGATCACTGCAGAGTCTGGTGCAGTGATGGCAGCCACGTTGGCAAATGGGGGACTGAACCCGCTGACAGGCGACCCAGTACTGACCGTGGATGCCGTCAGGAACACCCTCACACTCATGCACTCCTGCGGCATGTACAACTATTCCGGACAGTTTGCTTTCCAT GTGGGGCTGCCAGCTAAGTCAGGAGTGTCTGGCTGTGTGCTCCTGGTCATCCCCAACACCATGGGTATTTGCCTCTGGTCTCCGCCCCTTGACACCAATGGGAACTCCTGTCGTGGCGTTCAGTTCTGCATG GAATTGGTATCTCGTTTCAACTTCCACAACTTTGACAACCTGAGAGGGTTCAACCTACCCAAGCAGGATCCGCGCACTGCCAAGATTGAATCCAAGGCACAGATTCTCTTTgacctcctcttctctgctgCTGCAGGGGACATGTCAGCCCTACGACG GCATGCACTAGCTGGCACAGACATGCAGTCCAAGGACTATGATGGTCGCACAGCTCTCCACGTGGCCACCTCAGAGGGCCACGATGAAATAGTCAGCTTTCTGCTCAATAATTGTAATGTGGACCCTCTACCCAAG GACCGATGGGACAGAACACCATTGGACGATGCTGAGAGCTTTGACCATCCTAAGTGTGCTAGGCTGATCACCAATTGTTGCAAGAAGAAAGGCATCAAGCTCCCAATATCATACAAGGAATATATGGAAATCAACAAGAAGCAAAGTGGGCCATTGGTAACAGTCAATGGCATCTAA